The following is a genomic window from Opitutus sp. GAS368.
CTTGACCTTGTCGGGAATGGGGACGGGTTGTTTGCCGATTCTGCTCATGGTGGTGTGTTCCTTACCAGACGGTGCAGACGAGTTCTCCGCCGAGTTTGTTGCGGCGGGCGTCCTGGTCCTTCATGAGACCCTTGGAGGTGGAAATGATCGCGATGCCCAGGCCGTTGAGGACGCGGGGAATCTCGGAGTAGCCGGAATAGAGGCGGCGGCCCGGGGTGGACGAGCGCTTGAGGCCGGTGATGACCGGGGCGCTGTCGACATATTTCATGGTGACGACGACGGTCTTGTGGCCGCGCTCGTCGGTGCCGGTGGCGACGTCACGGACGTAGCCCTCTTTCTTGAGGATGTTCGCCAGGCTCTCCTTGAGCTGGGAGTGCGGGGAGACGCACACGGCGAGACCGGCCTTCGACGCATTGCGGAGGTGGGTCAGGAAATCACTGATCGGGTCTGTCATGGATGGATGTTTTGATGTTAGCCCGTCGGATCATATCCGACTTCCGGCGGGAAAGTGGTTTTGCGATGGCTGATATTTCGCTCTAGAAATGCTGGTGGTGGACTGCTTTCCGGACGATCGGGCGGCAATTTACCAGGAGGACTTGGTTACGCCCGGGATCTTGCCGGCGAGCGCGAGCTCGCGGAGCGTGATGCGGGAGACGCCGAAGCGACGGTGGAAGCCGCGGGGCCGGCCGCTGAGCGAGCAGCGGTTGCGGATGCGGACCTTGGAGGAGTTGCGCGGCAGCTTGGCCAGCTTCTTCTGGGCGGCGAAGAACTCGTCGTCCGTCGTCGCCGGATTGGCGAGGATGGCCTTCAGCTCGGCGCGCTTGACGGCGTGCTTCTCGACGAGGCGGATGCGCTTCTTGTTACGTTCGATGGCGGAAGTTTTCGGCATGGTCGGAAGGGTTTAGGCGGCGGAAGTCTTGGCGGGGGCGGCGGGCTCGATGCGGCGGAAGGGCATGCCGAGGGCCTTGAGCAGCTCGCGGGCCTCCTCGTCGGTCTCGGCGGAGGTCACGAGGGTGATGTCCATGCCCATGGAGCGCTTGTTGTTCTCGACGACGATCTCCGGGAAGATGGTGAAATCGGTGATGCCGATGGTGTAGTTGCCCTGGCCGTCGAGCTTGTTGGGCACGCCGCGGAAGTCGCGGATGGTGGGCAGCGCCACGGCGAGCAGGCGCATGAGGAAGTGCCACATGTTCTCGCCGCGCAGGGTGACATGGCAGCCGGTGACCTGGTTGGGCTTCAGCTTGAAGTTGGCGATGGCCTTCTTCGAGCGGTTGAGCACGGGCTTCTGGCCGGCGATGAGGGCGATGTCGCGCGCGGTGTCGGCGATCTGGTTCTTGTCCGCCTCGGAGCTGATGCCGGTGTTGATCACGATCTTCTCGAGCTTCGGGATCTGGTGCTTGTTCTTGTAGCCGCGGGCGGCCATCAAGGCCGGGACGACGGACTCGGCGTAGTGTTTCTGGAGAGGAGTGGGTTGTTTGCTCATGGTTGCGACCGGATTTCCGACCCGGATGCTGATGGTTTA
Proteins encoded in this region:
- the rpsH gene encoding 30S ribosomal protein S8; the protein is MTDPISDFLTHLRNASKAGLAVCVSPHSQLKESLANILKKEGYVRDVATGTDERGHKTVVVTMKYVDSAPVITGLKRSSTPGRRLYSGYSEIPRVLNGLGIAIISTSKGLMKDQDARRNKLGGELVCTVW
- the rpsN gene encoding 30S ribosomal protein S14, which codes for MPKTSAIERNKKRIRLVEKHAVKRAELKAILANPATTDDEFFAAQKKLAKLPRNSSKVRIRNRCSLSGRPRGFHRRFGVSRITLRELALAGKIPGVTKSSW
- the rplE gene encoding 50S ribosomal protein L5 is translated as MSKQPTPLQKHYAESVVPALMAARGYKNKHQIPKLEKIVINTGISSEADKNQIADTARDIALIAGQKPVLNRSKKAIANFKLKPNQVTGCHVTLRGENMWHFLMRLLAVALPTIRDFRGVPNKLDGQGNYTIGITDFTIFPEIVVENNKRSMGMDITLVTSAETDEEARELLKALGMPFRRIEPAAPAKTSAA